In Streptococcus uberis, a single window of DNA contains:
- a CDS encoding TIGR04197 family type VII secretion effector, whose protein sequence is MGEVKSDAGIAGDIANSIQAGVNGISDAGTVSKDGTSHYQGNTKASSYIDKENQYSIDLSSTVTQLIASINNIHSDFEAMDVKISNEISSNTNSTKKSTTPRPHLFPR, encoded by the coding sequence ATGGGAGAAGTTAAAAGTGATGCTGGTATAGCAGGGGATATCGCAAATTCAATACAAGCCGGTGTTAATGGTATTTCTGACGCAGGAACAGTATCAAAAGATGGAACCAGTCACTATCAAGGTAATACCAAAGCATCGTCTTATATAGATAAAGAGAATCAATACAGTATTGACTTATCATCAACAGTTACACAACTGATTGCTAGCATAAATAATATCCATAGTGACTTTGAGGCAATGGATGTTAAAATCAGTAATGAAATATCGAGCAATACTAACTCAACTAAGAAGTCGACAACTCCTAGAC